The genomic segment AGGCGCTGCCGCTCACGCCCAACGGAAAGGTCGATCGCAAGCGGCTGCCGGCGCCCTTCGCGAGCCGGATCGAGAAGGTGCGGCTCGAGCCGCGAACGGTAGCCGAAGCGCTGATGGCGAGCATCTGGCGCGACACGCTGCGCGTGGAGCACGTGGGCGTCCACGACAACTTCTTCGACCTGGGCGGTCACTCGCTGCTCTCGCTGCAGGTGATCGCGCGCGTCGAGAAGGAGACGGGGGTTCAGCTCAGCCCGCGCGTGCTCCTGCTCAACACGCTGGAACAGGCCGCGGCGCTGCTTCCGGATGAACGGCCGTTGGCTGCCTCGAAAACCGTAGCCAATCAGCCACCCATGTCGGATGGCCTGCTGGGGCGCCTGGCCAAGCGCTTCCTGAGGTGACGCGTGGTCCCGCTTCACTTCGGCTCCTCCGAGCGGCCGCTCTTCGGCGTCTACCTCCCGCCCACCGCCACGCCGCGGCCGTTGGGGGTGGTGATCTGTCCGCCCTTGCCGCAAGAGGCGATGCGGACGACCTGGACGTTGCGTCGTCTCGCGCTCGCCCTCGCGGAGCTCGGGTTCCACGCGCTGCGCTTTGATTGGTTCGGCACGGGCGA from the Deltaproteobacteria bacterium genome contains:
- a CDS encoding non-ribosomal peptide synthetase, coding for ALPLTPNGKVDRKRLPAPFASRIEKVRLEPRTVAEALMASIWRDTLRVEHVGVHDNFFDLGGHSLLSLQVIARVEKETGVQLSPRVLLLNTLEQAAALLPDERPLAASKTVANQPPMSDGLLGRLAKRFLR